A part of Miscanthus floridulus cultivar M001 chromosome 6, ASM1932011v1, whole genome shotgun sequence genomic DNA contains:
- the LOC136457652 gene encoding zinc finger CCCH domain-containing protein 1-like, which translates to MLDPADRARPNWSQPADNPGLVTRFRLPREALAPKSSLPASARHGTAPPVRRLLVSRRKSTAFVRPAAGRITLPALGLGFGVERIEAMESEGNAAAAGAGHWEAPNGVIVLPVGSAAPRFLQQEPQYQTRKREMEREQQDPGAAGADPGVLGLDLTQPPEKVYYKTRLCEKFEAGKCAYEDGCTFAHGFDELRPPLPVLTSLIRRRSPLRPRSSSPGAATAGSQGGGGYLRVCFEFRDTGACHRGDRCAFAHASPAEMPFPGGPRSVEHALRNASPYAKAYSSPGSAAAAHRSSSSSSSSAPSSTRSFPSVPAGEGRRRKVTRLELLSRKKMSGIYGDWPEQD; encoded by the exons ATGCTCGATCCGGCGGATCGAGCGCGTCCAAACTGGAGCCAGCCAGCAGATAATCCCGGTCTTGTGACCCGATTCCGACTGCCACGGGAAGCGCTGGCCCCCAAATCATCACTGCCTGCATCggctcggcacggcacggcaccccCGGTCCGTCGGCTCCTCGTGTCTCGGCGTAAATCTACAGCCTTTGTCCGTCCGGCGGCTGGTCGGATCACACTACCAGCGCTAGGCCTAGGGTTTGGTGTCGAGCGGATCGAGGCCATGGAGAGCGAGggcaacgccgccgccgctggtgctgGTCACTGGGAGGCGCCGAACGGGGTGATCGTGCTGCCCGTGGGGTCGGCGGCGCCGAGGTTCCTGCAGCAGGAGCCCCAGTACCAGACGCGGAAGCGTGAGATGGAGCGGGAGCAGCAGGACCCGGGGGCGGCGGGGGCGGACCCGGGGGTTTTGGGGCTGGACCTCACGCAGCCGCCGGAGAAGGTGTACTACAAGACTAGGCTGTGCGAGAAGTTCGAGGCGGGCAAGTGCGCGTACGAGGACGGGTGCACCTTCGCGCACGGTTTCGACGAGCTGCGCCCGCCGCTGCCCGTGCTGACCTCGCTCATCCGGCGGAGGTCGCCGCTGCGGCCGCGGTCGTCGTCGCCTGGTGCCGCCACCGCCGGCTCGCAAGGCGGCGGCGGCTACCTTAGGGTGTGCTTCGAGTTCAGGGACACGGGGGCCTGCCACCGGGGGGATAGGTGTGCCTTCGCCCATGCTTCCCCAGCAG AGATGCCCTTCCCTGGGGGGCCAAGGTCTGTGGAGCATGCGCTGAGGAACGCGTCGCCGTATGCAAAGGCGTACTCTTCGCCGGGGTCCGCGGCCGCCGCGCACCGTAGCAGTAGCAGCTCCAGCAGCTCTGCACCGTCTTCCACAAGGTCGTTCCCGTCCGTTCCTGCCGGGGAGGGCCGTCGTCGCAAGGTCACCCGACTGGAGCTCCTGAGCCGCAAGAAGATGAGCGGCATCTACGGCGACTGGCCAGAGCAGGACTGA